The proteins below come from a single Thermincola ferriacetica genomic window:
- a CDS encoding DUF7715 family protein codes for MKILVATTETQGQRKSDFCFVPEGEIVTFGFECDSDKDNIDGGCGCRRSMVGIDCLRATTTCKVADVRLTKRQYIQKIQASLNKSGFGRIIDTKKEAEELLRIANCFPVGAVVEKRGSVFQVRK; via the coding sequence ATGAAAATTCTTGTTGCCACCACAGAAACCCAGGGTCAGCGCAAAAGCGATTTTTGCTTCGTCCCGGAAGGGGAAATTGTCACGTTCGGTTTTGAATGTGACAGTGACAAAGACAATATAGACGGCGGTTGTGGTTGCCGCAGGTCGATGGTTGGCATCGACTGTCTTAGGGCAACCACAACCTGCAAGGTTGCCGATGTTCGGCTAACTAAAAGACAGTATATACAGAAAATCCAGGCCAGCCTGAACAAGAGCGGGTTTGGCCGGATAATCGACACGAAGAAAGAAGCAGAAGAACTGCTTCGCATTGCAAACTGCTTCCCTGTCGGGGCGGTGGTTGAAAAACGGGGCAGTGTTTTTCAGGTCAGAAAATAA